Proteins from a genomic interval of Alteromonas macleodii ATCC 27126:
- a CDS encoding assimilatory sulfite reductase (NADPH) flavoprotein subunit, protein MSQDSNSNSAPGAVLNEQQWNAITQAIAGLNRDQLTWVSGYAAGMAAAQGGSVAPMMQGTPAVAGDAPTLTILYGSQTGNAKGVAAQCQAKAEEAGFNSKLVSMADYKPRNLKAETHVAVFVSTHGEGDAPDDAIELHEFLAGKKAPKLADTKYAVLGLGDSSYEFFCQTGKDFDERLGKLGGKAIVERLDCDVDYEAEAEAWLSKLIDSLKDDFSAAPQAAVAAQTGAAVQGVAAQTYTKKAPFKATLIDAQKITGRDSVKDIRHIEISLEDSGITYKPGDALGVWFKNAASLVSELISILSLNGNTEVSVADATMSLTEALTSKLELTLSYPNFIKSYQEATGSESLATLMEDKAQLRTYMAERQIIDIVRDHPGKLSEQQLVDALRPLTPRLYSIASSQAEVEEEVHLTVAHVDYEAFGHRHQGGASGFLCEYLEENGDVEVFVESNDNFRLPADPNTPVIMVGPGTGIAPFRSFMQERDVQGAEGKNWLFFGNPHFTQDFLYQVEWQGYVKEGLLDKITLAFSRDQEEKVYVQHRLLENGKEVYEWLEQGAHFYVCGDAMHMAKDVENALISIVQEHGGKSEADAKAYVVELRKAKRYQKDVY, encoded by the coding sequence ATGTCACAAGATTCTAATTCGAACTCAGCGCCAGGCGCGGTATTAAACGAACAGCAGTGGAATGCAATAACGCAAGCCATTGCAGGCTTAAATCGTGATCAACTTACTTGGGTAAGTGGTTATGCTGCGGGCATGGCTGCTGCACAAGGTGGTTCGGTTGCACCAATGATGCAAGGCACTCCTGCAGTAGCGGGTGACGCGCCAACGCTTACTATTTTGTACGGTTCACAAACCGGTAATGCAAAAGGTGTTGCAGCGCAGTGTCAAGCGAAAGCAGAAGAAGCGGGCTTTAATAGCAAGCTGGTTAGCATGGCAGATTACAAGCCACGTAACTTGAAAGCAGAAACTCACGTTGCGGTATTTGTTAGTACCCATGGTGAAGGTGATGCACCAGACGATGCTATTGAGCTACATGAATTCTTGGCTGGCAAAAAAGCCCCGAAGCTTGCTGATACCAAATACGCAGTTTTGGGTTTAGGTGACAGTAGTTACGAGTTTTTCTGCCAAACGGGTAAAGACTTTGATGAACGCTTAGGTAAGCTTGGCGGTAAAGCGATTGTAGAGCGTCTGGACTGCGACGTTGATTATGAAGCGGAAGCCGAAGCATGGCTGAGCAAGCTCATCGACTCGCTAAAAGACGATTTTAGTGCAGCTCCGCAAGCAGCGGTAGCGGCGCAAACTGGCGCGGCAGTGCAGGGTGTAGCAGCGCAAACTTACACCAAGAAAGCGCCGTTTAAAGCGACCTTAATTGACGCACAAAAAATCACAGGTCGTGATTCTGTTAAAGATATACGCCATATTGAAATAAGCCTTGAAGATAGCGGAATTACCTATAAGCCAGGTGATGCGCTTGGTGTATGGTTTAAAAATGCAGCATCTCTAGTGTCAGAGCTTATTAGTATCTTGTCATTAAACGGCAATACAGAAGTGTCTGTGGCTGACGCGACCATGTCACTCACCGAAGCATTAACGTCGAAGCTTGAATTAACCTTAAGTTACCCTAATTTCATTAAGTCATATCAAGAGGCGACAGGCTCTGAATCATTGGCTACATTGATGGAAGATAAAGCGCAGCTGCGTACCTACATGGCCGAACGTCAAATTATTGATATTGTGCGCGACCATCCGGGTAAGTTGTCTGAACAACAGCTTGTAGATGCTTTGCGACCGCTAACGCCTCGCTTGTACTCGATAGCATCAAGCCAAGCCGAAGTGGAAGAAGAAGTACATTTAACCGTAGCTCACGTTGACTATGAAGCGTTTGGACATCGTCATCAAGGCGGCGCATCTGGCTTTTTGTGTGAATATCTAGAAGAAAATGGCGACGTAGAAGTGTTCGTAGAAAGTAACGATAACTTCCGTTTGCCCGCTGATCCAAATACGCCAGTGATCATGGTCGGCCCGGGTACGGGTATTGCACCGTTTAGATCGTTCATGCAAGAGCGTGACGTACAAGGTGCTGAAGGCAAAAACTGGTTGTTCTTTGGCAACCCACATTTCACGCAAGATTTTCTATATCAAGTGGAATGGCAAGGCTACGTTAAAGAAGGCCTGCTAGACAAAATTACGCTGGCATTTTCTCGTGACCAAGAAGAAAAAGTATATGTTCAGCACCGTTTACTAGAAAACGGTAAAGAGGTGTATGAATGGCTAGAGCAGGGCGCACACTTCTATGTGTGTGGCGATGCAATGCACATGGCGAAAGATGTAGAGAACGCCCTAATTAGTATTGTGCAAGAGCACGGCGGTAAATCTGAAGCCGATGCAAAAGCCTATGTTGTAGAGTTACGTAAAGCGAAACGTTATCAGAAGGATGTCTATTAA
- a CDS encoding phosphoadenylyl-sulfate reductase produces MTNNTAIKQQPLTLDISKEALADINETLEKMTAQERVAWALDNLPDTHIVSSSFGAQSAVMLHMLTQAQPDIPVVLTDTGYLFPETYKFIDELVEKLNLNLHVYSAEMSSAWQEARFGRLWEQGIEGIEKYNKMNKVEPMQRALRDLKAGTWFAGLRRSQSDTRGKLPVLQKVGQQFKLYPIIDWSNKDLHYYLKDNDLSYHPLWEQGYVSIGDWHTTQSLQEGMSEQDTRFFGLKRECGLHEFGDGI; encoded by the coding sequence ATGACGAATAATACAGCGATTAAGCAGCAACCACTAACGCTTGATATCAGTAAGGAAGCCCTTGCTGATATCAATGAAACGTTAGAGAAAATGACAGCGCAGGAGCGAGTAGCTTGGGCGCTGGACAACTTGCCTGATACTCATATTGTGTCTTCAAGCTTTGGAGCACAATCGGCGGTTATGCTGCATATGCTTACCCAAGCACAACCGGATATTCCTGTTGTGCTTACCGACACAGGCTATCTTTTTCCTGAGACATATAAGTTTATTGATGAACTTGTAGAAAAGCTCAATTTAAATTTGCATGTGTACAGCGCAGAGATGTCTTCTGCGTGGCAGGAAGCGCGCTTTGGCAGACTTTGGGAACAAGGCATCGAAGGTATTGAGAAATACAATAAGATGAACAAAGTTGAGCCAATGCAGCGCGCCTTACGTGACCTGAAAGCAGGTACGTGGTTTGCAGGTTTGCGTAGAAGCCAATCAGATACCAGGGGAAAGCTTCCAGTTCTACAAAAAGTAGGGCAGCAGTTTAAACTTTACCCGATCATTGATTGGAGCAACAAAGACTTACATTACTACCTGAAAGATAACGACTTGTCTTATCATCCGCTTTGGGAGCAAGGGTATGTATCCATCGGTGATTGGCATACCACGCAGTCGCTCCAAGAAGGAATGAGTGAGCAAGACACGCGCTTCTTTGGTTTGAAACGCGAGTGTGGATTGCACGAATTTGGTGATGGTATTTAA
- the sthA gene encoding Si-specific NAD(P)(+) transhydrogenase, whose amino-acid sequence MATKQKTKAPSYHYDAIVIGTGPGGEGVAMQLAKAGKKVAVVERYEAVGGGCTHWGTIPSKALRHSVSRLIEYNSSPLFADNHLSKSLTFSDIMRHASGVVKSQTRLRSSFYDRNRVTLFHGEASFVDAHTLEITRKDGSKDTVTAGQIAIATGSRPYCPKDIDFNHPRIYNSDTILSLDHDPKSIIIYGAGVIGSEYASIFRGLGVKVDLVNMRDRLLSFLDDEISDALSYHLWNNGVLIRHNEAYSSVEATDDSVILNLESGKRMRADCLLFANGRTGNTDTLKLENIGLKADGRGQLKVNENYQTDVDNVFAVGDVIGYPSLASAAYNQGRFAAEAMLGIKTHSALVEDIPSGIYTIPEISSVGKTEQELTAAKVPYEVGRAQFKHLARAQIASTQTGSLKILFHRETKEILGIHCFGERASEIVHIGQAIMQQKGEGNTIDYFVNTTFNYPTMAEAYRVAAINGLNRIF is encoded by the coding sequence ATGGCAACGAAGCAAAAAACCAAAGCCCCGTCGTATCATTACGACGCTATCGTTATTGGCACAGGTCCTGGTGGAGAAGGCGTTGCAATGCAGCTTGCCAAAGCCGGAAAAAAAGTGGCGGTTGTTGAGCGCTACGAGGCAGTGGGAGGGGGTTGTACCCATTGGGGAACCATTCCATCGAAAGCGCTTCGTCACTCAGTAAGTCGTCTTATTGAATATAACTCTTCTCCCTTGTTTGCCGACAACCACTTAAGTAAGAGTCTTACGTTTTCTGACATCATGCGCCATGCTAGCGGTGTGGTAAAAAGCCAAACTCGACTTCGCTCTTCTTTCTACGACAGAAATCGTGTGACGCTATTTCACGGCGAAGCCAGTTTCGTAGATGCGCATACGTTAGAGATAACCCGTAAAGATGGCTCTAAAGATACCGTCACTGCAGGCCAAATTGCTATTGCCACAGGGTCGCGTCCTTATTGTCCTAAAGACATCGACTTTAATCACCCGCGTATTTATAACTCAGACACTATCCTATCTTTAGATCACGATCCCAAATCAATAATTATCTATGGCGCTGGGGTCATTGGCTCTGAATATGCCAGTATTTTCAGAGGACTAGGCGTAAAAGTTGACCTCGTCAACATGCGCGATCGCTTACTGTCATTTCTTGATGACGAGATATCAGACGCACTCAGTTATCACCTGTGGAACAATGGCGTACTCATCCGGCACAATGAGGCCTATTCTTCGGTTGAAGCTACCGATGACTCGGTTATTTTAAACTTAGAGTCGGGCAAGCGTATGCGCGCAGATTGTCTCTTGTTTGCTAACGGAAGAACGGGTAATACAGATACACTTAAACTCGAGAATATTGGTTTAAAAGCCGATGGCAGAGGCCAACTCAAGGTTAACGAAAATTATCAAACTGACGTAGACAATGTATTTGCAGTCGGCGATGTCATTGGCTATCCAAGTTTAGCATCTGCGGCTTATAACCAAGGTCGCTTTGCCGCTGAAGCTATGCTTGGCATAAAAACACATTCGGCATTGGTAGAAGATATTCCGTCAGGCATATACACCATCCCAGAAATAAGTTCTGTTGGTAAAACAGAGCAAGAGCTTACTGCAGCAAAAGTACCTTATGAAGTGGGAAGAGCTCAGTTCAAACATTTGGCCAGAGCCCAAATCGCGTCAACGCAGACAGGAAGTCTGAAAATCTTGTTTCATCGCGAAACTAAAGAAATCTTGGGCATTCATTGTTTCGGTGAACGTGCCTCCGAGATTGTTCACATCGGCCAAGCGATCATGCAGCAAAAGGGCGAAGGCAATACCATAGATTACTTCGTTAACACTACGTTTAACTATCCAACCATGGCAGAAGCTTATCGAGTTGCTGCTATTAATGGACTTAATAGAATTTTCTAA
- a CDS encoding TIGR03899 family protein — protein MTAESPAAEKAASNAVKTDASRQRMLSWFARVGISPSMMSPDPKKQKHALERRKQILETQKASNLQAVLNIALNVTINEQTSDNLDPDWFFAFSTMAEEIYSPPMQELWGKIFAVEVARPGSFSLRTLQLLKTLTHRDAQVFNKAVNVASRRNNDAVPRILVGYHKRKGLLSLLRRPVPEQINLANVGLSYPDLLSLQEMKLIYTSEIESAEYDEGQQVTWRCVNENISLTSKTSGVALVYYKFTSVGSELYKLVTKSPNEAYLTSIKSVLGEVFNVS, from the coding sequence GTGACAGCCGAATCGCCTGCGGCTGAAAAAGCGGCCAGCAACGCAGTGAAAACCGATGCTAGTCGCCAACGCATGCTTTCCTGGTTTGCCAGAGTGGGTATAAGCCCCTCTATGATGTCCCCTGATCCTAAAAAGCAAAAGCATGCACTAGAAAGAAGAAAACAAATATTAGAAACCCAAAAAGCGAGCAATCTTCAAGCTGTATTAAATATAGCATTAAATGTGACGATCAACGAACAAACTAGCGATAATCTTGATCCCGACTGGTTTTTCGCATTTAGTACGATGGCTGAGGAAATTTACAGCCCGCCCATGCAGGAATTATGGGGAAAGATTTTTGCCGTTGAGGTGGCTCGCCCGGGCAGTTTTTCCCTTCGTACATTGCAGCTATTAAAGACGCTAACGCATAGGGATGCACAAGTATTCAATAAGGCTGTGAATGTTGCGAGTAGAAGAAATAACGATGCGGTCCCGCGTATTCTTGTGGGGTATCACAAACGCAAAGGCTTGCTTTCACTATTGAGACGCCCTGTTCCTGAGCAAATTAACTTAGCCAACGTAGGGTTGAGTTACCCTGATCTGTTGTCTTTACAAGAGATGAAGTTGATTTATACCAGCGAAATTGAAAGCGCCGAATACGATGAAGGTCAGCAAGTAACCTGGCGATGCGTAAATGAAAATATTTCATTAACCAGTAAAACGTCGGGGGTTGCTTTGGTGTATTACAAGTTCACTTCGGTCGGCAGTGAGCTGTATAAATTAGTGACTAAATCGCCTAATGAAGCGTATTTAACCAGCATTAAGTCGGTGTTAGGCGAGGTATTTAACGTGAGTTAA
- a CDS encoding EAL domain-containing protein gives MSAMDYDNDELIFLDDDGSVEEQTLLGKDWNILIVDDDEEIHTVTRLALSDLIVNDRKLNFIHAYSAKQAKEMLHEYGNSIAIILLDVVMETDDAGFDVVKYIREDMKLVEPRIILRTGQPGYAPEEQVIKVYDINDYKTKTELTRAKLLTTIISSLRSYQQIVTISQSRAGLEKIITSSANLFEEHSVKEFCEGVVTQISSLIGLDSEGLLCARAGSLLDREDEEVYVLGAAGEYAKFINQPVFTLKNLEIEENISRCLRLKKHIFEPSCSVLYISRAGFEAAVFVRQTHEISELDKHLLEVFLSSISVGYENVNLFHELRNAAFRDWLTRLPNRNEFINMLDKPHLFAGENYSVALIDVNHFSDINDGLGQEVGNELLRAISDRFQSSFDSIVKKGRIGADVFGLIGPDDLVCPKSINNIFQSSFQVGDHTLPVNITLGLCKLDNKRHIGIEILKRTNIALNRAKKNLTDNFEYYAKDIEDQTTWRLDMIRQLRSDFAARKLELWFQPQVDLLNEKVVGMEGLLRWPNGEGGYISPAVFVPLAEYSGLIVDIGEWVLEESCRRLQELKEKGYGHLRVAVNISIPQFRDRLFVEKVKQALSNANCDPSLLELEITESVVMDEPQIVIDALRSLKEFGVKIAIDDFGTGFSSMSYLQQLPLDRLKVDRSFVKDIKPGASAVLAETIVTLGNKLGLLTIAEGVEKREQASYMIKLGCDEAQGYLYAKPMPFDALLAFLEEHD, from the coding sequence ATGTCGGCAATGGATTACGATAACGACGAATTAATTTTTTTAGATGATGATGGTTCAGTTGAAGAGCAAACCTTATTGGGCAAAGACTGGAACATTCTTATTGTCGATGACGATGAAGAGATTCACACCGTAACGCGTCTCGCGCTATCTGATCTCATCGTAAACGATCGCAAATTAAACTTCATCCACGCTTATTCAGCAAAACAAGCCAAAGAAATGCTGCACGAATATGGCAACAGCATTGCCATAATTTTACTTGATGTCGTTATGGAGACTGATGACGCGGGTTTTGATGTTGTTAAATACATCCGCGAAGACATGAAGTTAGTTGAACCTCGAATTATCTTACGTACGGGCCAGCCCGGCTACGCGCCTGAAGAGCAAGTCATTAAAGTTTACGATATCAATGACTATAAAACCAAAACAGAACTTACTCGCGCCAAATTACTAACTACTATCATTTCCTCACTACGCTCTTATCAGCAAATTGTAACGATTAGTCAAAGCCGTGCTGGTTTAGAAAAAATAATCACCTCTTCAGCCAACTTGTTTGAAGAACATTCGGTGAAAGAGTTTTGCGAAGGTGTAGTTACCCAAATCAGTTCGCTTATTGGTTTAGACTCCGAAGGTTTATTATGCGCGAGAGCGGGTTCTTTGCTAGATCGAGAGGACGAAGAGGTTTACGTGCTTGGCGCTGCGGGTGAGTATGCGAAATTTATAAACCAGCCTGTGTTCACGCTTAAAAACCTTGAAATTGAAGAAAACATTAGTCGGTGCCTACGTCTTAAAAAGCACATTTTTGAGCCCAGTTGCTCTGTGCTGTATATCAGCCGCGCTGGTTTTGAAGCTGCCGTATTTGTTCGACAAACCCACGAGATTAGTGAGCTAGACAAGCACTTACTTGAGGTTTTTCTATCCAGTATTTCTGTGGGATACGAAAACGTTAATCTTTTCCATGAATTAAGAAATGCGGCGTTCAGAGACTGGTTAACCCGTCTGCCAAACCGCAATGAGTTTATCAATATGCTCGATAAACCTCATTTGTTTGCCGGAGAAAACTATAGCGTAGCTCTTATCGACGTAAATCACTTTTCCGATATAAATGATGGTTTAGGGCAAGAAGTCGGCAACGAATTGTTGCGAGCTATAAGCGATCGCTTTCAATCTTCTTTCGATAGCATAGTGAAAAAAGGCCGCATAGGTGCTGATGTATTTGGTCTTATTGGTCCTGACGATTTGGTATGCCCCAAGTCCATTAACAACATTTTCCAATCTTCATTTCAGGTAGGTGATCACACCCTTCCGGTGAATATAACACTTGGATTGTGCAAGTTAGACAATAAACGCCACATCGGCATTGAGATTTTAAAGCGCACGAATATTGCGTTAAACCGTGCTAAGAAAAATCTAACAGATAACTTCGAATATTACGCCAAAGATATTGAAGATCAGACGACTTGGCGCCTAGATATGATTCGCCAACTCCGAAGTGACTTTGCAGCAAGAAAGCTGGAGCTGTGGTTTCAGCCGCAAGTGGACTTACTGAATGAAAAAGTTGTTGGCATGGAAGGCTTACTACGCTGGCCCAATGGTGAAGGGGGATATATTTCTCCCGCCGTATTTGTGCCACTAGCTGAGTATTCAGGCCTTATCGTTGATATCGGTGAATGGGTATTAGAAGAATCATGCCGTCGTCTTCAGGAATTGAAAGAAAAAGGCTACGGCCATCTAAGAGTTGCCGTTAACATCTCTATTCCGCAGTTCCGTGACAGGTTATTTGTAGAAAAAGTTAAGCAGGCACTATCTAACGCCAACTGCGACCCAAGCCTGTTAGAGCTAGAAATAACAGAAAGCGTGGTGATGGATGAGCCGCAAATTGTAATAGATGCATTGCGTTCGTTAAAAGAATTTGGGGTGAAAATAGCCATTGATGACTTTGGAACAGGCTTTTCCTCCATGAGTTATCTACAGCAGCTTCCGTTAGATCGATTGAAGGTCGATCGTTCTTTTGTCAAAGACATTAAACCGGGTGCAAGCGCAGTGCTTGCTGAGACCATTGTGACTTTGGGTAACAAGCTAGGCTTATTGACTATTGCCGAAGGCGTAGAAAAAAGAGAGCAGGCGAGTTACATGATAAAGCTTGGATGTGACGAAGCACAGGGCTACTTGTACGCGAAGCCTATGCCGTTCGATGCGCTTTTAGCGTTTCTTGAAGAGCACGACTAA
- a CDS encoding TIGR04219 family outer membrane beta-barrel protein, with translation MKKGLIAAALGCALVSVSSHADTIAGVYVGAQVWQTDTQGGFADSNNTADFNFDDETNTALYIAFEHPVPFLPNVKVNHTTLDNSGTTTLQSEFTFDGELFTESTTVNTDVELDATDFILYYELFDNDLVSFDLGVNAKYIDGALFVVDRASDTSGSAEFSGIVPMAYSKVQLGLPFTGLSAYFEGSYLSFDDHELSDYQAAIQYSFIESLAVDMTLQVGYRNVTVDIEDLDDVYADMEFDGVFAGLELHF, from the coding sequence ATGAAAAAGGGTCTTATAGCTGCCGCATTGGGATGCGCATTAGTTTCAGTTTCATCTCATGCAGACACTATCGCAGGCGTATATGTTGGAGCCCAAGTATGGCAAACCGACACGCAGGGCGGTTTTGCTGATAGCAACAACACCGCTGACTTTAACTTTGATGATGAGACCAATACGGCGCTATACATTGCCTTTGAGCATCCGGTACCGTTTTTACCTAACGTAAAAGTAAATCACACGACATTAGATAACTCGGGCACCACAACGCTTCAGTCTGAATTCACTTTCGACGGCGAACTGTTTACTGAAAGTACCACGGTTAATACAGATGTAGAGCTTGATGCTACAGATTTCATTTTGTACTACGAGTTATTTGATAACGATCTAGTGAGCTTTGACTTAGGTGTTAATGCGAAGTACATCGACGGCGCACTGTTCGTTGTGGATAGAGCGAGTGACACAAGCGGATCTGCAGAGTTCTCTGGTATTGTTCCAATGGCCTACTCAAAGGTTCAGCTAGGTTTACCGTTTACTGGTTTATCAGCATACTTTGAAGGAAGCTATTTGTCGTTCGACGACCATGAGCTTAGCGATTATCAAGCTGCAATTCAGTACTCGTTTATTGAAAGTTTAGCGGTTGATATGACGCTTCAGGTGGGTTACAGAAATGTAACGGTAGATATTGAAGACCTTGATGATGTGTACGCTGATATGGAATTCGATGGTGTATTCGCAGGGCTAGAACTTCACTTCTAA
- the cysI gene encoding assimilatory sulfite reductase (NADPH) hemoprotein subunit, whose amino-acid sequence MSNEKSPFIVEGKLADNERLKRESNNLRGTITTDLKDDLTGGFTADNFQLIRFHGMYQQDDRDIRAERAKQKLEPLHNVMLRARLPGGVITPDQWLAIDKFAADHTMYGSIRLTTRQTFQFHGVLKPKIKSMHQMLNKVGIDSIATAGDVNRNVLCTSNPVESELHLQAFEWAKKISEHLLPKTRAYAEIWLDGEKVETTEKPVEPILGDNYLPRKFKTTVVIPPQNDVDVHANDLNFVAIAENGQLIGFNVLVGGGLAMTHGDKSTYPRKASDFGFIPLENTLDVAAAVVTTQRDWGNRVNRKNAKTKYTLERVGVDNFKAEVEKRAGVTFQDSRAYEFTGRGDRFGWVEGIDGKYHLTVFIENGRILDYPGKTLKTGCAEIAKIHKGDFRLTANQNLIIAGVAPQDKDKIEALAREHGLIAPSISNQRLDSMACVALPTCPLAMAEAERYLPDAVTELEGLLAKHGLEEDSVIFRVTGCPNGCGRAMLSEVGLVGKGPGKYNLHLGGNREGTRIPRMYRENISEQEIMAELDSLFGQWAKAREAGEAFGDYVVRAGVVKPVVDSARDFYDE is encoded by the coding sequence ATGAGTAACGAAAAATCACCATTTATCGTTGAGGGCAAACTGGCTGACAACGAGCGTTTAAAGCGTGAAAGTAATAATTTGCGTGGCACCATCACTACCGATCTTAAAGATGATCTTACTGGTGGTTTCACCGCTGATAACTTCCAGCTTATTCGCTTTCACGGTATGTACCAACAAGACGATCGTGATATTCGCGCTGAGCGTGCAAAGCAGAAACTTGAGCCGCTTCACAATGTGATGTTGCGTGCCCGTTTACCTGGTGGTGTTATTACGCCTGACCAATGGTTAGCGATTGATAAGTTTGCAGCCGATCACACCATGTACGGCAGCATTCGTTTAACAACCCGTCAAACTTTCCAGTTTCACGGTGTGTTAAAGCCTAAGATTAAGTCCATGCACCAAATGCTAAACAAGGTAGGCATCGACTCTATTGCTACGGCAGGCGACGTAAACCGAAACGTACTATGTACGTCAAATCCGGTTGAATCTGAGCTTCACCTTCAGGCATTTGAATGGGCGAAGAAGATAAGTGAACACTTACTACCTAAAACCCGCGCGTATGCTGAAATTTGGTTAGACGGTGAAAAAGTTGAAACGACTGAAAAACCTGTAGAGCCTATTTTGGGTGATAACTATTTACCGCGTAAATTTAAAACGACGGTGGTTATTCCTCCGCAAAACGATGTAGATGTTCACGCGAATGATCTTAACTTTGTTGCGATTGCAGAGAACGGTCAATTAATTGGCTTCAACGTGCTTGTCGGTGGTGGTCTTGCGATGACCCATGGCGACAAGAGTACGTATCCACGAAAAGCGTCTGATTTCGGATTTATTCCGCTTGAAAACACGCTAGACGTTGCCGCAGCGGTTGTAACAACTCAGCGTGATTGGGGGAACCGTGTTAATCGTAAGAACGCGAAAACCAAATATACGTTAGAGCGTGTTGGGGTAGACAACTTTAAGGCTGAAGTTGAAAAACGCGCAGGCGTGACTTTCCAAGACAGCCGTGCGTATGAATTTACGGGACGTGGCGATCGCTTTGGCTGGGTTGAAGGTATTGACGGCAAATATCACCTGACCGTATTTATTGAGAATGGCCGTATTTTAGATTACCCAGGTAAAACGCTAAAAACAGGCTGTGCCGAAATTGCGAAGATCCACAAAGGTGATTTCCGCTTAACGGCAAACCAGAATTTGATTATTGCCGGTGTAGCGCCGCAAGACAAAGACAAAATTGAAGCATTAGCCCGCGAACATGGCTTAATAGCGCCATCGATTTCTAACCAGCGACTTGACTCAATGGCCTGTGTTGCATTGCCAACCTGTCCGTTAGCCATGGCAGAAGCTGAGCGCTACTTGCCAGATGCCGTTACGGAATTAGAAGGTTTGCTTGCCAAACACGGATTGGAAGAAGACAGCGTAATCTTCCGTGTAACAGGCTGCCCGAATGGCTGTGGTCGCGCGATGTTGTCTGAGGTTGGTTTAGTAGGTAAGGGCCCAGGCAAATACAATTTGCATTTGGGTGGAAACCGAGAAGGTACACGTATTCCACGTATGTATCGAGAAAACATAAGCGAACAGGAAATCATGGCAGAACTAGATTCACTGTTTGGCCAGTGGGCCAAAGCTCGTGAAGCGGGTGAAGCCTTTGGTGATTACGTTGTTCGCGCTGGTGTTGTAAAACCAGTAGTAGACTCCGCACGGGATTTCTATGACGAATAA
- a CDS encoding uracil-DNA glycosylase family protein, with the protein MEKNVKGHDALVVKARNCRLCAPHLPHQPNPIFSTAPSTKVLIIGQAPGLKAHERNIAFDDPSGDRLRDWLSVSRETFYNPSLISVLPMGFCFPGYKNGADAPPRKECAPAWHNDFLLYLKPEVTLYVGRYSQQYYLPQHKTLTEAVRSPTETHFVLPHPSGRNNRWLAKNPWFELDILPKLRDTVESVLKV; encoded by the coding sequence TTGGAGAAAAATGTGAAAGGCCACGATGCACTGGTGGTTAAAGCGAGAAATTGTAGACTGTGTGCCCCTCACCTACCGCATCAACCCAACCCCATATTTAGCACTGCACCATCAACTAAAGTACTTATTATTGGGCAAGCACCGGGGTTGAAAGCTCATGAACGCAACATTGCGTTTGATGATCCCAGCGGAGATCGGTTACGCGATTGGTTGTCTGTCTCGAGAGAGACCTTTTATAACCCTAGCTTAATTTCGGTGCTGCCAATGGGCTTCTGCTTTCCAGGTTATAAAAATGGAGCCGATGCCCCGCCAAGAAAAGAATGTGCTCCCGCTTGGCATAATGACTTTCTTCTTTATTTAAAACCTGAAGTAACGCTTTACGTGGGACGTTACTCGCAACAGTATTATTTACCGCAACACAAAACGTTAACTGAAGCTGTACGCAGTCCGACTGAAACACATTTCGTACTGCCCCACCCGTCAGGAAGAAACAACAGGTGGCTCGCTAAAAACCCTTGGTTTGAATTAGATATTCTTCCCAAGTTGCGAGACACTGTCGAATCTGTATTAAAAGTTTAG